From Actinomyces sp. oral taxon 171 str. F0337, one genomic window encodes:
- a CDS encoding DUF2334 domain-containing protein has protein sequence MILPTLLSARRRRCALAAIAVCLGSSIASVGPAQAVPATGAQVPVAAQAAAAKPAGGAQPNDADPAKNPLPAPPEPAAAAKKELPLRGDKQADIDLNKPAPAAGQVKIRDLKQNAPDVPAGAVTFSNQEAGPASTLVLFDTTGDYAKLGEYYALSMGTLASHSGTVTTLPVKDYVAGLAGRFTNVVYVGSTYDEPLPRAFIDDALTGNIPVMWTGFNIWQLTKTDADRTAFTQRYGWDAATSYIDSTDRVTRISYNGASLKRSELNSGGIIAPHIIREKDVTVLGRAECSKPDGAATACASVAQSGTTSFPWAVSSSGLTFIGEIPLTYLGEQDRYIAAADILLDFLQPGAQQLRQAAVRLEDVTPDSDPEELQAIVDYLHSENVPFQMAVVPKYVDPKGTENNGTPKELTLEDSPELVAVLQDAVKKGGTIIQHGTTHQFGTLDNPYNAVSADDFEFIRSWCSATNDTKAPAVDCEDKSFVQIGGALPGTSQAWAAERVDQGRQIFGEVGLPTPEIFETPHYSATREAYYGIGEHYPVRYERELLYAGTLTNTQAGPHDYYGQFFPYAVNDPYGTHVLPENLGNFEPNEINQHPPRLAQEVIDAAKLNLVNTHATASFFFHPYYPLAELKRIVTGIKAEGYTFVPASQLR, from the coding sequence ATGATCCTGCCGACCCTTCTGTCTGCACGACGCCGTCGCTGCGCACTGGCCGCCATCGCGGTGTGCCTGGGCAGCTCCATCGCCTCAGTCGGCCCCGCCCAGGCCGTTCCCGCCACCGGCGCGCAGGTTCCGGTCGCGGCCCAGGCCGCAGCGGCCAAGCCGGCCGGTGGAGCACAGCCCAATGACGCCGACCCGGCCAAGAACCCGCTGCCGGCTCCGCCTGAACCAGCCGCGGCGGCCAAGAAAGAGCTTCCCCTCAGGGGTGACAAGCAGGCCGACATTGATCTCAACAAGCCTGCTCCCGCCGCAGGACAGGTCAAGATCCGTGACCTCAAACAGAATGCGCCCGATGTACCTGCCGGTGCGGTGACCTTCTCCAACCAGGAGGCGGGACCGGCATCGACCCTGGTCCTGTTCGACACCACCGGTGACTACGCCAAGCTGGGGGAGTACTACGCCCTGAGCATGGGCACCCTGGCCAGTCACTCCGGAACCGTGACGACCCTTCCGGTCAAGGACTACGTCGCAGGCCTGGCCGGTCGCTTCACCAACGTGGTCTACGTCGGCTCCACCTACGACGAGCCCCTGCCACGGGCCTTCATCGACGATGCCCTCACCGGCAACATCCCGGTCATGTGGACCGGCTTCAACATCTGGCAGCTGACCAAGACCGACGCCGACCGCACCGCCTTCACTCAGCGCTACGGATGGGACGCCGCCACCTCCTACATCGACTCCACCGACCGGGTCACCAGGATCAGCTACAACGGTGCCTCCCTGAAGCGCAGCGAGCTCAACTCCGGTGGGATCATCGCCCCGCACATCATCCGCGAGAAGGACGTCACGGTCCTGGGGCGCGCCGAGTGCTCCAAGCCCGACGGCGCGGCCACCGCCTGCGCGTCCGTCGCCCAGTCCGGCACCACCTCCTTCCCCTGGGCGGTCAGCTCATCCGGACTGACCTTCATCGGTGAGATCCCGCTGACCTACCTGGGTGAGCAGGACCGGTACATCGCCGCTGCCGACATCCTCCTGGACTTCCTCCAGCCCGGCGCCCAGCAGCTCCGCCAGGCCGCTGTGCGCCTGGAGGACGTGACCCCCGACAGTGACCCCGAGGAGCTGCAGGCGATCGTCGACTACCTCCACAGTGAGAACGTGCCCTTCCAGATGGCAGTGGTGCCCAAGTATGTCGACCCCAAGGGCACCGAGAACAACGGGACGCCCAAGGAGCTCACTCTCGAGGACTCCCCGGAGCTGGTGGCCGTCCTCCAGGACGCGGTGAAGAAGGGCGGGACGATCATCCAGCACGGCACCACCCACCAGTTCGGAACCCTGGACAATCCCTACAACGCCGTCTCCGCTGACGACTTCGAGTTCATCCGCTCGTGGTGCTCGGCCACCAACGACACCAAGGCCCCGGCCGTCGACTGCGAGGACAAGTCCTTCGTCCAGATCGGAGGAGCCCTGCCGGGCACCTCCCAGGCGTGGGCCGCTGAGCGTGTGGACCAGGGACGCCAGATCTTCGGCGAGGTCGGCCTACCGACTCCGGAGATCTTCGAGACCCCGCACTACTCAGCCACCCGTGAGGCCTACTACGGCATCGGCGAGCACTACCCGGTGCGCTACGAGCGCGAGCTCCTCTACGCCGGCACCCTGACCAACACCCAGGCCGGTCCCCACGACTACTACGGGCAGTTCTTCCCCTATGCGGTCAACGATCCCTACGGAACCCACGTCCTGCCCGAGAACCTGGGTAACTTCGAGCCCAACGAGATCAACCAGCACCCGCCGCGCCTGGCTCAGGAGGTCATCGACGCGGCCAAGCTCAACCTGGTCAACACCCACGCCACGGCCAGCTTCTTCTTCCACCCCTACTACCCGCTGGCCGAGCTGAAGAGGATCGTCACCGGTATCAAGGCCGAGGGGTACACCTTCGTGCCGGCCTCGCAGCTGAGATGA
- a CDS encoding RecQ family ATP-dependent DNA helicase: MTITGPAEDAERSAHPDLPDSPVRERAETVLRELVGRGDAHLREDQWRAIEALVVAHRRALVVQRTGWGKSAVYFVATVLLREGWGGWRPGDPPPSPGARGGAGASVIISPLLALMRDQVAAAERAGIRAVTMNSANVTQWDEIQARVRAGEVDVLLVSPERLNNPVFRDEVLPHLAASAALVVIDEAHCISDWGHDFRPDYRRIGTLLAGLPPCTPVLATTATANSRVSADVAEQLGASLEEGGTAGEQVLVLRGALKRDSLHLGVKVLPDAASRLAWLAAYIRRAPGSGIVYCLTVSAALEIAEYLRTTGTEVAAYTGQTDAAERERLEEDLKANRVRALVATSALGMGFDKPDLAFVVHVGAPSSPVSYYQQVGRAGRGVERAEAVLLPGAEDRAIWEWFGSQGFPPEDQVRAVLDALEERRAEGAGAASTAVLETVTSLRRTRLESTLKVLDVDGAVQRVRGGWESTGRPWSYDARRYARVDAARRAEQEAMVAYEGLGDDPGPEQGAVPCRMAFLRSALDDPLLEPGWRCGACDLCGGLELHEALDQEQVGAARQALGRAGVELRARRQWPTGMDRLGLGHLKGRIGADRQAATGLAVGRLDGLGTSGALRELVASAADGEVPVVVRPQVLETVDRLGEIIRGEQDSAGSHRPDKPLAVVVVDSRTRPRMVRGLGHAVATRLGARALGVVGLAGQDPPQHDVGSAFRLAQVARSLTLREWSDQALEQLRDCVVVLVDDWSDSGWTLTLAAFLLREAGAVAVHPFVMAQR; encoded by the coding sequence GTGACGATCACAGGCCCCGCTGAGGATGCTGAGCGCTCCGCGCACCCCGATCTGCCCGACTCGCCCGTGCGTGAGCGCGCCGAGACCGTCCTGCGCGAGCTCGTGGGTCGCGGCGACGCGCACCTGCGCGAGGACCAGTGGCGGGCGATCGAGGCGCTTGTCGTCGCTCACCGCCGTGCGCTGGTGGTCCAGCGCACCGGTTGGGGGAAGTCGGCAGTGTACTTCGTGGCGACGGTACTGCTGCGAGAGGGCTGGGGAGGCTGGCGGCCGGGCGACCCACCGCCCTCCCCCGGGGCGCGAGGCGGCGCCGGGGCGAGCGTCATCATCTCGCCACTGCTGGCCCTGATGCGCGACCAGGTGGCCGCTGCCGAGCGTGCCGGGATCCGGGCCGTGACCATGAACTCGGCCAATGTCACCCAGTGGGATGAGATTCAGGCCCGGGTGCGCGCGGGTGAGGTCGATGTCCTGCTGGTGTCCCCGGAGCGTCTTAACAACCCGGTCTTCCGCGACGAGGTACTCCCCCACCTGGCTGCAAGCGCCGCCCTGGTCGTCATTGACGAGGCCCACTGCATCTCGGACTGGGGCCATGACTTCCGTCCTGACTACCGGCGCATCGGCACTCTGCTGGCCGGCCTGCCACCGTGCACCCCCGTCCTGGCGACGACGGCGACCGCGAACTCCCGGGTCAGCGCCGATGTCGCTGAGCAGCTGGGAGCGTCCCTGGAGGAAGGCGGGACTGCAGGAGAGCAGGTTCTGGTGCTGCGGGGAGCCCTGAAGCGCGACTCCCTCCACCTGGGGGTCAAGGTCCTGCCGGATGCCGCCTCCCGCCTGGCCTGGCTGGCCGCCTACATCCGCCGTGCTCCCGGGAGCGGCATCGTCTACTGCCTGACGGTATCGGCGGCGCTGGAGATCGCCGAGTACCTGCGCACGACCGGCACGGAGGTGGCCGCCTACACAGGACAGACCGACGCCGCCGAGCGCGAGCGCCTGGAGGAGGACCTCAAGGCCAACCGGGTCAGGGCGCTGGTGGCCACCTCCGCTCTGGGAATGGGCTTCGACAAGCCGGACCTGGCCTTCGTGGTGCACGTGGGGGCTCCTTCCTCCCCGGTGAGCTACTACCAGCAGGTGGGGCGCGCCGGTCGCGGTGTGGAGCGGGCCGAGGCGGTCCTGCTGCCCGGCGCTGAGGACCGGGCCATCTGGGAGTGGTTCGGCTCGCAGGGCTTCCCGCCCGAGGACCAGGTTCGTGCGGTCCTGGACGCCTTGGAGGAGCGGAGGGCCGAGGGTGCCGGGGCGGCGTCGACGGCGGTGCTGGAGACAGTGACCTCGTTGCGGCGCACTCGGCTGGAGTCCACGCTCAAGGTTCTTGACGTTGACGGCGCCGTGCAACGAGTTCGTGGTGGCTGGGAGTCCACCGGCCGGCCCTGGTCCTATGACGCACGGCGTTACGCGAGAGTCGATGCCGCGCGCCGGGCCGAGCAGGAGGCGATGGTGGCTTATGAGGGACTCGGGGACGATCCCGGTCCCGAGCAGGGAGCCGTCCCCTGCCGGATGGCCTTTCTGAGGTCGGCGCTCGATGATCCCCTCCTTGAGCCGGGATGGCGCTGCGGAGCCTGCGACCTGTGCGGGGGCCTGGAGCTGCATGAAGCCCTCGACCAGGAGCAGGTCGGTGCCGCTCGTCAGGCGCTCGGGCGCGCGGGGGTCGAGCTGCGGGCACGCCGCCAGTGGCCCACCGGGATGGATCGATTGGGCCTGGGCCACCTCAAGGGCCGTATCGGAGCCGACCGTCAGGCGGCGACCGGTCTGGCCGTGGGGAGGCTGGACGGGTTGGGGACCTCGGGAGCACTGCGTGAGCTGGTGGCCTCCGCCGCCGACGGCGAGGTCCCGGTGGTCGTGAGACCGCAGGTCCTTGAGACGGTGGACCGGCTCGGCGAGATCATCCGCGGTGAGCAGGACTCCGCCGGTTCCCACAGGCCGGACAAGCCGCTCGCCGTCGTGGTCGTGGACTCTCGCACCCGTCCCCGCATGGTCCGCGGGCTGGGGCACGCCGTGGCCACGCGACTGGGCGCCAGAGCCCTGGGCGTCGTGGGTCTGGCCGGCCAGGACCCGCCACAGCACGATGTGGGCTCCGCATTTCGCCTGGCACAGGTGGCCCGCAGCCTGACGCTCCGGGAGTGGTCGGATCAGGCCCTTGAACAGCTGCGGGACTGCGTCGTGGTGCTCGTGGACGACTGGAGCGACTCCGGCTGGACGCTCACGCTGGCGGCCTTTCTCCTGCGCGAGGCGGGAGCGGTGGCGGTCCACCCCTTCGTCATGGCACAGAGATAG
- a CDS encoding histidinol-phosphate transaminase, which translates to MSANLPLRPDLDGEAPYGAPEIDVPVRLNVNENPHPPSAAVIESIATAVAQAAQGLNRYPERDFPRLRAALADYLKAESDAHPAPEQIWAANGSNEVMLHVLQAFGGPGRTCLTFTPTYSMYPEYARDTLTDYVTRPRREDFTLDADAAVTAINELRPAVVILASPNNPTGTALPLEDIRRILEAARGHGPMLGAGIGSPARASDCVVVIDEAYAEFRRPGVPSALELVGSANPHLAVTRTMSKAFGAAGLRLGYLAADSALVDALRIVRLPYHLSAVTQAAALAALSHREELMAQVASLRNERDAFVDWLRAQGLTAHDSDANFVLFGPFPDRDTVWRRLLDAGVLIRVVGPEGFLRASIGTPAEMERLRRALVAAIGG; encoded by the coding sequence GTGAGCGCGAACCTGCCCCTGAGACCGGACCTGGACGGTGAGGCCCCCTACGGGGCTCCCGAGATCGACGTCCCCGTGCGGCTGAACGTCAACGAGAACCCCCATCCGCCCTCGGCCGCCGTCATCGAGTCGATCGCCACCGCCGTGGCGCAGGCCGCCCAGGGCCTCAACCGCTACCCGGAGCGGGACTTCCCCCGGCTGCGGGCCGCGCTCGCGGACTATCTCAAGGCCGAGTCCGATGCGCACCCGGCCCCTGAGCAGATCTGGGCGGCCAACGGCTCCAACGAGGTCATGCTCCACGTGCTCCAGGCCTTCGGCGGCCCCGGGCGCACCTGCCTGACCTTCACCCCCACCTACTCGATGTACCCCGAGTACGCCCGGGACACACTGACCGACTACGTCACGCGACCGCGCCGGGAGGACTTCACGCTCGATGCGGACGCCGCGGTGACAGCGATCAACGAGCTGCGACCGGCCGTCGTCATTCTGGCCAGCCCCAACAACCCGACTGGAACGGCCCTGCCACTTGAGGACATCAGGCGGATCCTCGAGGCGGCGCGCGGTCACGGCCCTATGCTCGGAGCCGGGATCGGCTCACCGGCCCGTGCCAGTGACTGCGTCGTCGTCATCGATGAGGCCTACGCCGAGTTCCGCCGCCCGGGCGTGCCCAGCGCCCTGGAGCTGGTGGGGTCGGCCAACCCGCACCTGGCCGTCACCCGCACCATGTCCAAGGCCTTCGGGGCCGCCGGCCTGCGCCTGGGCTACCTGGCCGCAGACAGTGCCCTGGTTGACGCCCTGCGCATCGTGCGCCTGCCCTATCACCTGTCCGCCGTCACCCAGGCCGCGGCCCTGGCCGCCCTGTCTCACCGTGAGGAGCTCATGGCTCAGGTGGCCTCTCTGCGCAATGAGCGCGATGCCTTCGTGGACTGGCTGCGGGCCCAGGGCCTGACCGCGCACGACTCGGACGCCAACTTCGTCCTGTTCGGCCCGTTCCCGGACCGCGATACCGTTTGGAGGCGCCTGCTCGACGCCGGGGTCCTCATCCGCGTCGTCGGCCCCGAGGGCTTCCTGCGGGCCAGTATCGGCACACCCGCCGAGATGGAGCGCCTCCGCCGAGCCCTGGTCGCAGCCATCGGCGGATGA
- the hisB gene encoding imidazoleglycerol-phosphate dehydratase HisB has product MSRTARIERATSESSVVVEINLDGTGQTDISTTVPFYDHMLTALGRHSLIDLTVRATGDTEIDVHHTVEDTAICIGEALRAALGDKRGIRRFGEASVPLDEALAHAVVDISGRPYLVHEGESEAFIHHLIGGHFTGSMVRHVLEAIAYHAGICLHVRVLAGRDPHHIAEAEFKALARALRAAVEDDPHVETIPSTKGSL; this is encoded by the coding sequence ATGAGCCGTACCGCGCGCATTGAACGAGCCACGAGCGAGTCAAGCGTCGTCGTCGAGATCAACCTCGATGGCACGGGCCAGACCGACATCTCCACCACCGTCCCCTTCTACGACCACATGCTCACCGCGCTGGGGCGCCACTCGCTCATCGATCTGACGGTGCGCGCCACCGGTGATACCGAGATCGACGTGCACCACACTGTGGAGGACACCGCCATCTGCATCGGTGAGGCCCTGCGCGCAGCCCTGGGTGACAAGCGCGGCATCCGCCGCTTCGGCGAGGCCAGCGTTCCGTTGGACGAGGCCCTGGCTCATGCCGTCGTCGACATCTCCGGACGCCCCTACCTGGTGCACGAGGGCGAGTCCGAGGCCTTCATCCACCACCTCATCGGCGGTCACTTCACCGGTTCCATGGTGCGTCACGTACTGGAGGCCATCGCCTACCACGCCGGTATCTGCCTGCACGTGCGTGTCCTGGCCGGGCGCGATCCCCACCACATCGCCGAGGCCGAGTTCAAGGCCCTGGCCCGCGCCCTGCGCGCCGCCGTGGAGGACGACCCCCACGTCGAGACCATCCCATCCACGAAGGGAAGCCTGTGA
- a CDS encoding cation:proton antiporter, translating to MDLLIIAVLGALAIAAASQLSDRIGVAPALILLAGGTAVGFLPFIPAIELDPQLVLEGVLPPLLFSTAVSISTINFRRELAPVAVLAILLVPLSAAVIGGVLTVLVPGLSLAWAIAMGAILSPTDAVAISIARRLGVSQRIITVLEGEGLLNDATALVVLSSAISAATSGGVSIGGVLGGFALAVLVALGVGWLVGEVSLRVRSHITDPTVDTVVSFTVPFLAAIPAEHMHGSGLVAAVVAGLITGHRGPRMLPPAHRVASRTNWHTVELTLEGLIFLVMGLEFFGVVEKVDASALGVVRAISVAVVAGFLTVVIRALVVAPMLKVLSHRTARWAIHWRENEEAIHQFQNRCSAIVRGESEMPPVPWDRSPLAQVQRRLRQETSHESIARRARRLSSRVRRRGADLDYFAAEPLGTREGAVIVWAGMRGAITLAAAQTLPTTAPHYPFLLLVSMLVAAGSLTIQGLTLPALVRLVRPAMAGPADEEEKAAVISLLVNAARDVASVGTHGASQHAVITGATGPGTPDAQATTSTPELDKASQTAPDPENSESPSPASEQHGLVRREGNDIVVSPAAVAKAWADPTWRHDELAPVRERALDMIRAQREALLDAGDEGLYSADSLEHALNRLDFQEIMLTSEPH from the coding sequence ATGGACCTCCTCATCATCGCCGTACTGGGCGCTCTGGCCATTGCGGCGGCATCTCAGCTCAGTGACCGCATCGGGGTCGCCCCGGCGCTGATCCTCCTGGCCGGAGGCACGGCGGTGGGCTTCCTGCCCTTCATCCCGGCGATCGAGCTGGACCCCCAGCTGGTTCTGGAAGGAGTCCTTCCCCCGTTGCTGTTCTCGACGGCGGTGAGCATCTCCACCATCAACTTCCGCCGCGAGCTCGCCCCGGTGGCGGTGCTGGCCATCCTGCTGGTGCCCCTGTCCGCGGCAGTGATCGGCGGGGTCCTCACCGTCCTGGTCCCGGGACTCTCCCTGGCCTGGGCCATCGCCATGGGGGCGATCCTCAGTCCCACCGACGCCGTGGCCATCTCCATCGCCCGCCGGCTGGGCGTCTCCCAGCGCATCATCACAGTCCTGGAGGGGGAGGGGCTCCTCAACGATGCCACCGCCCTGGTGGTCCTGTCCTCAGCCATCTCCGCGGCCACATCCGGCGGCGTCAGCATCGGCGGCGTCCTGGGCGGCTTCGCCCTGGCGGTCCTCGTGGCCCTGGGCGTGGGCTGGCTCGTCGGTGAGGTGAGCCTGCGGGTGCGCTCCCACATCACCGACCCCACCGTGGACACGGTCGTGTCCTTCACCGTCCCCTTCCTCGCGGCGATACCGGCCGAGCACATGCACGGCTCGGGCCTCGTGGCAGCTGTCGTCGCCGGGCTCATCACCGGCCACCGCGGCCCCCGGATGCTGCCGCCGGCCCACCGGGTGGCCTCACGCACCAACTGGCACACCGTCGAGCTCACCCTGGAAGGACTCATCTTCCTGGTCATGGGGCTGGAGTTCTTCGGCGTCGTGGAGAAGGTCGACGCCTCAGCTCTCGGTGTTGTGCGGGCCATCTCGGTCGCTGTCGTCGCCGGCTTCCTCACCGTCGTCATCCGGGCCCTCGTGGTGGCACCAATGCTCAAGGTCCTCAGCCACCGGACCGCGCGATGGGCGATCCACTGGCGGGAGAACGAGGAGGCCATCCACCAGTTCCAGAACCGCTGCTCGGCCATTGTACGCGGAGAGTCCGAGATGCCCCCGGTGCCCTGGGACCGGAGCCCCTTGGCGCAGGTTCAGCGCAGGCTCCGCCAAGAGACCAGCCACGAGAGCATCGCCCGGCGCGCACGCCGCCTCTCCAGCCGGGTCAGACGCCGGGGCGCCGACCTGGACTACTTCGCGGCCGAGCCCCTGGGCACACGCGAGGGCGCCGTCATCGTCTGGGCGGGTATGCGCGGCGCCATCACCCTGGCAGCCGCCCAGACCCTGCCGACCACAGCGCCTCACTACCCCTTCCTCCTCCTGGTGTCCATGCTCGTGGCCGCCGGCTCACTGACGATCCAAGGCCTCACGCTGCCCGCACTGGTCCGCCTCGTCAGGCCCGCCATGGCCGGACCCGCCGACGAGGAGGAGAAGGCCGCCGTCATCTCGCTGCTGGTCAACGCCGCCCGCGACGTCGCCTCCGTCGGCACCCACGGCGCCTCCCAGCACGCCGTGATCACCGGTGCCACAGGCCCCGGCACCCCAGACGCTCAGGCGACGACGAGCACGCCTGAGCTGGACAAGGCGTCGCAGACCGCCCCCGACCCCGAGAACAGCGAGAGCCCCAGCCCCGCCTCTGAGCAGCACGGCCTCGTGCGCAGAGAGGGCAATGACATCGTCGTCTCGCCGGCAGCCGTTGCCAAGGCCTGGGCCGACCCCACCTGGCGCCACGACGAGCTCGCCCCTGTGCGAGAGCGCGCCCTGGACATGATCCGAGCCCAGCGCGAGGCCCTTCTCGACGCCGGTGACGAGGGTCTCTACTCGGCCGACTCCCTGGAGCACGCCCTGAACCGCCTCGACTTCCAGGAGATCATGCTCACCAGCGAGCCGCACTGA
- a CDS encoding serine/threonine-protein kinase, translating to MLGRGGFATVYAGVQDSLERPVAVKVDSRPLDDPRNERRFMREVQAASRISGHPHVVSLVDTGKLPDLHPYLVMELCAGGSLYDLVSRGPTPASDAVALVEAAASALGAAHAAGVMHRDVKPANILLDSYGSPRLSDFGIAAVQREGQDPTVTLECLTPDFAAPEAFMLASPGPEGDVWSMGAVLFALLTGRGPRRGPDGVQRSLPEIVRSLDDPLDLSDPHVPEVLLPLLSKAMAPDPEHRFRNGTELTGALGQIREQLGTGNLAVGGPVTSLQLVEAGLAPPQPDQRTGSPDSDARSVAPQRPSSDSVFPVRAAGSSGSAASAPSVVSGGLEPSEKALVNAPASAQPSQSMRLSGRERRQAGLRSGAIGAVVGLVVGLSAGWVAGARLAPAASATRAPSAASQSSSSGQDVVSTPPHPVGTCLAGTTSISGQTTARKVSCNEPHSWEVYQVGTLAESTSGSSDDDLAADPNVQATCTSEAAQQYGASDPSTSVLGPGEAGWNAGKRGFSCIASDKSGQRTSSYAG from the coding sequence GTGCTGGGACGCGGAGGCTTCGCCACGGTCTACGCCGGGGTGCAGGACTCCCTGGAGCGTCCAGTCGCCGTCAAGGTGGACTCCCGCCCCTTGGATGATCCTCGCAATGAGCGGCGGTTCATGCGCGAGGTGCAGGCGGCCTCGCGGATCTCGGGGCATCCTCACGTGGTCTCGCTGGTCGACACGGGCAAGCTGCCCGATCTGCACCCCTACCTGGTCATGGAGCTGTGCGCGGGCGGCAGCCTCTACGACCTCGTCTCACGCGGCCCGACCCCCGCCTCCGACGCCGTGGCCCTGGTGGAGGCCGCGGCCTCGGCTCTGGGGGCGGCCCACGCGGCCGGTGTCATGCACCGGGACGTCAAGCCCGCCAACATCCTTCTGGACTCCTACGGCTCTCCTCGTCTGTCGGACTTCGGCATCGCTGCCGTCCAGCGCGAGGGTCAGGATCCCACCGTGACCCTGGAGTGCCTCACCCCCGACTTCGCCGCACCGGAGGCCTTCATGCTGGCCAGCCCCGGCCCCGAGGGGGATGTGTGGTCCATGGGTGCGGTGCTCTTCGCCCTGCTGACGGGTCGAGGCCCCCGGCGAGGCCCCGACGGTGTGCAGCGCAGCCTGCCGGAGATCGTCCGTTCTCTCGACGACCCCCTCGACCTCAGCGACCCGCACGTCCCCGAGGTCCTGCTTCCGCTTCTGAGCAAGGCGATGGCTCCGGACCCCGAGCACCGCTTCCGCAACGGCACCGAGCTCACCGGGGCCCTGGGGCAGATCCGTGAGCAGCTCGGGACGGGGAACCTGGCTGTCGGCGGACCGGTGACCTCATTGCAGCTGGTTGAGGCCGGACTGGCGCCGCCTCAGCCCGACCAGAGGACGGGATCGCCCGACTCCGATGCTCGGAGCGTTGCACCACAGCGGCCATCATCCGACTCCGTCTTCCCGGTCCGCGCAGCCGGCTCCTCAGGCTCCGCCGCCTCAGCCCCCTCAGTCGTCTCAGGCGGGCTGGAGCCCTCCGAGAAGGCGCTGGTGAACGCCCCCGCCTCGGCTCAGCCGAGCCAGTCGATGAGACTCTCCGGCCGAGAGCGCCGTCAGGCAGGTCTGCGTTCCGGAGCGATCGGCGCAGTCGTCGGCCTGGTCGTCGGTCTGAGCGCAGGATGGGTGGCGGGCGCCCGTCTGGCTCCTGCGGCCAGTGCCACCAGGGCGCCTTCGGCCGCGTCCCAGTCCTCATCGTCGGGTCAGGACGTCGTCTCGACCCCGCCGCACCCGGTGGGTACCTGTCTGGCGGGAACCACCTCGATCTCGGGTCAGACAACGGCCAGGAAGGTCAGCTGCAACGAACCCCACTCATGGGAGGTCTACCAGGTGGGGACCCTGGCGGAGAGCACCTCGGGGTCCAGCGATGACGACCTGGCAGCTGATCCCAACGTGCAGGCCACCTGCACCTCAGAGGCCGCCCAGCAGTATGGGGCGAGCGATCCGAGCACATCGGTACTGGGACCGGGGGAGGCCGGCTGGAATGCCGGGAAGCGGGGCTTCTCCTGCATCGCCTCGGACAAGAGCGGGCAGCGGACGAGCTCCTACGCCGGTTAG